AATTCCGCTGGCTTCTGCAGCCGATTTGGCCGGGTTAGAAGCCCGGTTACAACAAAAAATTTTACAGACAACAGGTTATCATACCACAAGCAATCGAAAGCGCAGCCGCCCTTGGGTGGCTGCCGCTGCTGCGGTGCTGCTCATGGGGTTGATGGGCACGGCCTATTATCTGTTTTTTGCCCAACAACAACCTGTGGCCCCACCAGCAGTAGCCGTACAGCCCAAGCCGGCGCCGGTGCAAATTGTACCCGGCGGCAACAAAGCTATTTTGACACTGGCCGATGGCAGCACCATCGTATTGGATAGTGCATCGAACGGGGTGTTGAGCCAGCAGGGCAATATTGCCGTAGAAAAGTTAGACAACGGTTTGCTGGCCTATCACATCAATGGCAAAATCATTACTGAAAACGACGAAGCTTTTTACAATACCATTAGCACACCCAAGGGCGGTCAGTATCAGGTAACGCTGTCTGACGGCACCAAAGTGTGGCTCAATGCAGCGTCTTCTATCCGTTTTCCGGTGGTATTTACTGGTGCCATGCGGGAAGTAACCATTACTGGTGAAACCTATTTCGAAGTCACCAAAAATGAACATCAGCCCTTTATTGTGCAGGCCGGTAATAGCAGGGTAGAAGTGTTGGGAACGCATTTCAACATCAATGCGTATGATGATGAAGCGAGTGTAAAAACCACGCTGCTGGAAGGTAAAGTAAAAGTGAGTGTGGCGGGGCAAACTGCAGAGCAGGCCAGCCGCTACCTGAGCCCGGGCCAGCAATCAAATGTGGGTAAAAACGGACAGCTCCGTATTGTAGACAATGCCGATACCGAAGAAGCTGTAGCATGGAAAAATGGCCGGTTCCAGTTTAAAAGCGCCGACCTCAAAACCATTCTGCGGCAAATGGCCCGCTGGTACAATGTGGAAGTAGAATACCGGGGCAATGTGGATTTGCATTTTACAGGGCAGCTCACCCGCAACGAAGAAGTGGAGCGGGTTTTCCAACTGTTGGAGCTGACCGGCGAAGTGCATTTCCGTACAGAAGGAAGAAAAATAATCGTGACCCGCTAAAGGGAACCGGTGAAAATAAAACAGCAGCAATACCTGTACGTGGTGTACTGTATGGTTGCTACAACGATGATCAAAAACAACGAAGCTAATAGCTATGGAAAAACCATATGAAGGCAGCCTGTCTGCCAATTCCGTTTCGGATTGTATAACCCAACAAATAAATTGTATGCATCAAGCTGTAACTCAGCAATCAGGCTTTGCAGAAAGTCGTATTGCC
The Phnomibacter ginsenosidimutans genome window above contains:
- a CDS encoding FecR family protein; the encoded protein is MPTPAHIEALIEKYLQGTASPEEVAELNNWYRSFDDSEAEIPLASAADLAGLEARLQQKILQTTGYHTTSNRKRSRPWVAAAAAVLLMGLMGTAYYLFFAQQQPVAPPAVAVQPKPAPVQIVPGGNKAILTLADGSTIVLDSASNGVLSQQGNIAVEKLDNGLLAYHINGKIITENDEAFYNTISTPKGGQYQVTLSDGTKVWLNAASSIRFPVVFTGAMREVTITGETYFEVTKNEHQPFIVQAGNSRVEVLGTHFNINAYDDEASVKTTLLEGKVKVSVAGQTAEQASRYLSPGQQSNVGKNGQLRIVDNADTEEAVAWKNGRFQFKSADLKTILRQMARWYNVEVEYRGNVDLHFTGQLTRNEEVERVFQLLELTGEVHFRTEGRKIIVTR